In Ureibacillus thermophilus, the genomic stretch GGGAAAGTTCAATTTGTTGATCCGATTCATTAGCTTCGCTTGAAACGATTCGATCCACTTGCCGCCCTCCTTATCATTTCGTATTTAACAACAGTTTTAATGCATATTTCATGTAGCTTTCAGTTGATTGCAACTCTTCATTAGCTTTTAAATCCGGCACGATTTTCGCCAATTCTTTTTCGGAATAGCCGAGAGCCTTAAGCGCCAATATCGCCTCATCCAACTCTTGTTGATGGAAATTTCCTCCAAACAGCGGCAGTTCATCTTGGGCGCTAGGAAGTTCCACATGCTCAAGTAAAGAACCAAGCTTCCCTTTTAAATCAAGAATCATTTGCCTTGCTGTTTTCTTTCCTACTCCAGGAAATTTTACTAAAAAGCCTTCATCTTCCATTTCGATAGCTGCAATCACCTGCGATGGATTTCCGCTTGCTAAGATGGATAAGGCGCTTTTTGGCCCGATGCCGGAAACTTGAATCAGCTTTCTAAACAACTCTCTTTGTTCCAACGTTTTGAAACCAAACAGCTGTTGGGCATCTTCCCTGACATGCATATGTATAAAGACTTTTTGATGTTTAGGATTGATTCGAAATTCATATGGATTTGGCGTCATGACCATATAGCCAATTCCGCTTTGCTCCAACACGATGTATTCAGGGGTGATTCTCGTCACCTGTCCAATGATATAATCATACATTTCCATTCCTCACATTCATCGTGTTTTATAGTAAAACACTTTTATAGAAAACAAAAGAAAGACCGTCCTATGATGACGGTCACTTATTTTCTATTCCACTCTATATTATCATAATCTTCATCTTTATCCTACTTCAAACATTTCCTGAATTTTTTCCGTTGCAACCATTAATTCAGGCCAATGCCTTAACGCATTTTCTGTAAACGGCATTATATAGTCTAAGAAAGCATCTCTTTCATAATCTCCTAAATGTAAAACATACTGCCATTCTCTTAGTAATTCATTGGGATATTGCAAATAATGCAATTTTGATAGACAAATATCTCTTAAATATTTATTTTCTCGTAATAAAGTTTCAAGATTATAATCTAAATTCGGAAGCGCCCGGTGCATCCATAAAATCATTTCTTCCGCCGCATCTCCAACAACCGCCAAATCAAAATCAATCAATTTCATTCCATCTTTGGTGATTAAAAAATTATGATGAACTACATCGCCATGGAGCAATGTCAATTTTTTTGGAGTCGGTCCAGGATTTTGCTGAATCTTTTTTAAAGCTTTGTTTGCGTATAGAACAATATCATAATAATGGTGGCTCAAATATTTAACCAGCTCATTTTCTTGAAATAAAAATCGTTCAAGCCTTGCATTCCATTTTTGAATGAGTTTATGTTTTGGAATAACAGGATAATGACTCCACTCAATATGTTTATTCGTTTCATGGAGAGCTTTTAAAATTTTGACAGCTTTCTTCCGATGGGTTTCTTTCCCAAAATCCGCGCTGTAGCTGTTCTTTTGCCAGCTTTGCACAATTACATTGGGCTCTCTTGATTTTTTTAAAGGAATGGTATAGGGAAATCGAAGTTGTTCCAATTGTTCATGAATCAGCGCAACTTTTTCGAAAACGTGCATTTGGTCATATTTTTTGATGAACAGTGTTTCATCCCCTGCATGTTGCTTCCATATATTATTTTTGATTTGCATTTAGTATGACCACGGTTTAAATTGTGGTGCACAAGGATCCATGCTCATTGGATTATATTGCTGTTGATATTGCTCCATTTGCGGATATGTTGGTTGTGGATAGAATGGGTACATTGGTGAATAATATCCTTGTTCCATTGGAGGATATTGTGGGTATTGGTAATAATCATAAGCAGGCAATGTTGTTGCTTGCTCAAATTCTTTTGAAGCGTCTTGATGATCTTTTGATTGTACATAACCTTGGCTGATTGTTTTTACATCTTCCGCATCTTCTTTTGTAGTGGAGTCAAACAGCCAATCTGTATTATCTTGAGCTTCTCCATGAAGAGCATCTAATTGCGGCGGAACATATCCATATCCATCATACATTCCCAACTGAGGTTGTTGAGCGTATTCTTGAGCTGAATAAGGCATCATTTGAGAAACATCATATCCTTGAGGCATCATCGGATATGGCATTGCTGAGTAATCCGGGCATGGTGGCAGCATTTGCGGCCCTGGAAAATATGGTTGAACGTAATCATGCATTTGGTGATGTCTTCCTCTGCAGCCACAGTCCTCTACTTTGTGCTGCATGCCGTGACAAGGATGTACCGGCTGCGGCATACATGGGATATAAATTGGCTGCGGCACAGGAACATATTCAACATGAGTTTGAGGTACAGGAACATATTCCACTTCTTTTTCGACCACCTTTTCTTTTTCTTCTTTCTTTTCTTCCTTCACTGCTTGCGGCGCTGGTTGTGGAATTTCGATAAAAATTGGCTGCGGCATCACAGGTTGCGGGATTGGCATAATTTGCGGCTGCATCATTTGGCGTTGAATACTAAATTGCGGATGAATATCAAAATGAAATTCATTTTTTTCCTGGGAGTGGAGTTGTTGAACAGGTGTTGGAGCAATTGGCGGGATAGATGGGATCGGTGGAATTGGCGGCATTTTCAACTCTGCTTTTTTCTCCATCTTTTCGATTGGCTTTTCTTTTGTCGGAGTCTCCACTTTCATTTCCTTAGGCGGCGTTTCAATTGCTTTTGCTTTATCTGGCATTTCTTTAGGAGCTGCCTTTTGTTTTGGTACAGCAAAATCATCTGGTAAAATAATCTCCATGCCAGGTACAATATAATCCGGATTAGCTAAATGAGAATTGAGTCTTTTTAACTCCACAAAATCAATTCCATATTGTTTGGCAATTTTCCAAAGAGTGTCTCCCTTTTGTACAATATGTGTTCGCACAAACATCCTCCTTCTCTCGATTTATAATATGTTATGAAAAGAAAATGGTCACAAAAATATACCCTTTCATCTACCTCGTGTTAAACTATGTTTTATAGGCTTATCCGTATACACAGAATTTGTCTATTTAGAAGGTGATTGTATGAAAAAAATGCTTGGAGAAGAACGTAGAAATGAATTATTAAATGTATTAAAAAATTCAAGAACACCGATTACGGGAACCCAATTAGCAAAATATGCAAATGTCAGCCGACAAGTGATTGTCAATGATATGAACTTGTTAAAAGCCCGCAATCTCCCTATTATCTCTACAAGCCAAGGTTATTTATATTTGCATCAAGAGGTAGCGGATTCTTTGATTGAAAAGAAAATTGTCTGTATACATACAGCGGATGAGGCAGAAGATGAAATGTTTACTATTGTCGACTGCGGGGTGACGATTAAAAACGTCATCGTTGAGCATCCAGTCTATGGAGAAATTACCGCTTCCATGATGTTGTCATCCCGGATGGATGTGGAACATTTTTTAAAAAAAGTGAGAGAAACGAATGCCACTTACCTTTCCGCATTAACTAACGGTACGCATTTGCATGTCATTTCATCTCCGACCATCGAACAAATTGAGGAAGCAGAAAGAAGACTGCGGGAAAAAGGATATTTAGTGGAAGAATGATTTCAAAACAATCTCCATTTATTTATAAAGTAATTAGGCGGAACTGTCTGAAAAAGAAAAAAAGAGGCTGAGGCAAAAACAAATAATTAAAGAGGTTAGAGAAGTAATTGAACTGCTTCCTGTCAAGTAGACAGTGTAAATACTAAGCGGCTTGAGCCCTGTATTCTAAGGGACTTAAGCCGTTTAATTTTTTCTGATAACGGAAATGGTTATAAAAATAAATATATTCATCAATCGATTGTTTCCGTGCTTGATATGAATCATAGGTATTCAAATGATATTTTTCACATTTGAATTTACTCCAAAAGGATTCAATTGAGCGTTATCGATGCATTGACCCACACGAGACATACTTTGTGTTCATTGTGCCTCGTCTATGATCTCCTTATATTTTTTGGATGTATATTGGAATCCTCGATCGCTATGTACGAGTGGATGTTCGTCAGGTTTCAGGGTTTGGATTGCTTTTGAAATCACCTGTTCAACACGTAGCTGAAAATCGATTAAATCGCGAGTTTACTGCAGAAAAGCCCAATATGAAATGGTGTACAGATGTAACGGAGCTGAAAAAAAAAAGCCTATTTAAGTGCCCTTATTGATTTGCATGATGGTTCTAATGTGAGTTATGAATTGGGTCATTCCAATAATAAACATATTATTCTTTTTATGTATCGTACTGTTAAATACTTAGAGGAACAAGGTTATTCAATACCTTTTAACTCAGAAATAGATGATAGTAAAATTAAATTAGGTATGACTTATGAAGATGTATATGAAATAGTTAAGAAAAAAGTATTTTCAATGGATAATTCCAAAATTTATACAAATGTAAGTCGCAATAATACTAAAGTTACTACGGATTATATATTTGAAAGTAAATATTCAGCTGTCTTTACGTGATGAGGAATTCTTAAATTCCCTCAAAAAAATTTTTGCTCTAAAATAGTAAACTTAATCTAAAAATAGGTTGACATAAATGTAGATTACGATGTAAATTGATGTCAACCTATTTTATATTTTGGTTTACTAAAGGGGATGTAAGAATGAAAATTAAAGAGATTACTTATGTTGCATTGTTTGCGGGAATCATGGGAATTTTGGGATTGGTTCCACCTATTACATTGGGGTTCACTCCTGTACCAATTACTTTACAAACGTTAGGTGTGATCTTGGCAGGAGGTATACTCGGTGCTCGGCTTGGTTCGTTGAGCATCATTGTCTTTTTATTGATCGTAGCTGCAGGAATGCCGCTTTTACCCGGTGGACGCGGTGGAATTGGGGTCTTTTTCGGTCCGAGCGGCGGCTATTTAATAGGATATGTAATTGCTGCTTTTAGCATCGGCCTTATTTTTTCTAAAATTCAAACGTTGAAATTTAAACATATTATCGCAACAAATTTAACGGTTGGCATTTTTTCTGTCTATTTAACAGGTATTCCTGTGCAGGCTTTTGTAATGAATCTTCCAATACTTGAAACGATTAAATTGAGTCTTGTTTATATTCCAGGAGATTTCATAAAAGCAATTATTGCTTCAATCCTTGTTTACAAATTACAGAAATACCCGATTATTGCCCAAAACTTTGTTAAATCGTCTACAGCACAAGTAAGGGAGGGATAAGGTGTGATTACTTCTCCCTATTCAAAGCATGCAAAGCTTTTTCCCAATAAAGCTGCACTAATAACGAAAGATGGAGTTTTAACATACCGTGAATGGGATAAAGCGGTACGGAAAACGGCCACA encodes the following:
- the ruvA gene encoding Holliday junction branch migration protein RuvA, with the protein product MYDYIIGQVTRITPEYIVLEQSGIGYMVMTPNPYEFRINPKHQKVFIHMHVREDAQQLFGFKTLEQRELFRKLIQVSGIGPKSALSILASGNPSQVIAAIEMEDEGFLVKFPGVGKKTARQMILDLKGKLGSLLEHVELPSAQDELPLFGGNFHQQELDEAILALKALGYSEKELAKIVPDLKANEELQSTESYMKYALKLLLNTK
- a CDS encoding phosphotransferase; protein product: MQIKNNIWKQHAGDETLFIKKYDQMHVFEKVALIHEQLEQLRFPYTIPLKKSREPNVIVQSWQKNSYSADFGKETHRKKAVKILKALHETNKHIEWSHYPVIPKHKLIQKWNARLERFLFQENELVKYLSHHYYDIVLYANKALKKIQQNPGPTPKKLTLLHGDVVHHNFLITKDGMKLIDFDLAVVGDAAEEMILWMHRALPNLDYNLETLLRENKYLRDICLSKLHYLQYPNELLREWQYVLHLGDYERDAFLDYIMPFTENALRHWPELMVATEKIQEMFEVG
- a CDS encoding transcription repressor NadR, whose protein sequence is MKKMLGEERRNELLNVLKNSRTPITGTQLAKYANVSRQVIVNDMNLLKARNLPIISTSQGYLYLHQEVADSLIEKKIVCIHTADEAEDEMFTIVDCGVTIKNVIVEHPVYGEITASMMLSSRMDVEHFLKKVRETNATYLSALTNGTHLHVISSPTIEQIEEAERRLREKGYLVEE
- a CDS encoding IS3 family transposase, which gives rise to MESFWSKFKCEKYHLNTYDSYQARKQSIDEYIYFYNHFRYQKKLNGLSPLEYRAQAA
- a CDS encoding biotin transporter BioY, with translation MKIKEITYVALFAGIMGILGLVPPITLGFTPVPITLQTLGVILAGGILGARLGSLSIIVFLLIVAAGMPLLPGGRGGIGVFFGPSGGYLIGYVIAAFSIGLIFSKIQTLKFKHIIATNLTVGIFSVYLTGIPVQAFVMNLPILETIKLSLVYIPGDFIKAIIASILVYKLQKYPIIAQNFVKSSTAQVREG
- a CDS encoding LysM peptidoglycan-binding domain-containing protein codes for the protein MFVRTHIVQKGDTLWKIAKQYGIDFVELKRLNSHLANPDYIVPGMEIILPDDFAVPKQKAAPKEMPDKAKAIETPPKEMKVETPTKEKPIEKMEKKAELKMPPIPPIPSIPPIAPTPVQQLHSQEKNEFHFDIHPQFSIQRQMMQPQIMPIPQPVMPQPIFIEIPQPAPQAVKEEKKEEKEKVVEKEVEYVPVPQTHVEYVPVPQPIYIPCMPQPVHPCHGMQHKVEDCGCRGRHHQMHDYVQPYFPGPQMLPPCPDYSAMPYPMMPQGYDVSQMMPYSAQEYAQQPQLGMYDGYGYVPPQLDALHGEAQDNTDWLFDSTTKEDAEDVKTISQGYVQSKDHQDASKEFEQATTLPAYDYYQYPQYPPMEQGYYSPMYPFYPQPTYPQMEQYQQQYNPMSMDPCAPQFKPWSY